The proteins below come from a single Thermoproteota archaeon genomic window:
- a CDS encoding PRC-barrel domain-containing protein — MRVKEIIGERVIALDGELIGEVEDLERDDDWRVTGLIVGLERDVAKKLGSRFGFRAKGKIPVEIVRGTKNYVTLSLGGDDLYSKIEKL, encoded by the coding sequence ATGAGGGTGAAGGAGATAATCGGGGAAAGGGTCATTGCTCTGGATGGGGAGCTCATAGGGGAGGTGGAGGACTTGGAGCGGGATGACGACTGGAGGGTTACGGGGCTGATAGTGGGCCTGGAAAGGGATGTGGCCAAGAAGCTAGGTTCTAGGTTCGGTTTCAGGGCTAAAGGGAAGATTCCGGTGGAGATCGTGAGGGGGACAAAGAACTACGTGACCCTCTCGCTGGGGGGCGATGATCTCTATTCCAAGATAGAGAAGCTCTGA